One Micromonospora sp. FIMYZ51 genomic window carries:
- a CDS encoding sigma-70 family RNA polymerase sigma factor, whose protein sequence is MSDRSVTVLVPAAARGDEAAWAELVRRYTPLVYSVIRAHDLGGADAADVNQTVWLRLVEYLDRLRDPQALAAWLAVTTRRECYRMTRLGRRTQPVDPTDVALDAYHGSWTDVAAPDEELLRAERRQALREGFAQLPPRCQELLSLLTTDPPLSYRDAADRLGVPIGSIGPTQARCLRRLRDCPALAPYLSPAGTAGTKGGDRDGAVAAGR, encoded by the coding sequence ATGAGTGACCGGAGCGTGACCGTCCTGGTTCCGGCCGCGGCACGCGGGGACGAGGCGGCCTGGGCCGAACTGGTCCGCCGCTACACCCCACTGGTCTACTCGGTGATCCGGGCCCATGATCTCGGCGGCGCCGACGCGGCCGATGTCAACCAGACCGTCTGGCTGCGGTTGGTGGAATACCTCGACCGGCTGCGCGATCCGCAGGCGCTGGCCGCCTGGCTGGCCGTCACGACCCGGCGAGAGTGCTACCGGATGACCCGGCTCGGTCGGCGCACCCAACCGGTCGACCCGACCGATGTCGCCCTCGACGCGTACCACGGAAGCTGGACCGATGTCGCCGCGCCGGACGAGGAGCTGCTGCGGGCCGAGCGGCGACAGGCGCTGCGGGAGGGCTTCGCCCAACTTCCGCCGCGCTGCCAGGAACTGCTCTCCCTGCTGACGACCGATCCGCCGCTGAGCTACCGGGACGCCGCCGACCGGCTGGGCGTACCGATCGGCAGCATCGGGCCCACCCAGGCCCGCTGCCTGCGCCGGCTGCGCGACTGCCCGGCCCTCGCGCCGTACCTGAGCCCGGCTGGGACCGCCGGGACGAAGGGAGGTGACCGCGATGGAGCCGTGGCCGCCGGTCGATGA
- a CDS encoding CHAT domain-containing protein codes for MPDSTDAGAGIAQAALDTVQRCPREAIAIAQRVLAARSADNDTRSTADRAIGLALRELNDLPGALRHLRRAVRIADTARARALARMSLGYVLANAGSTAAALRAVTAALPELTAADAGRARMQRGVVLHYRGRYDEAVRDYGHAIDIAQRAGDLLLEARARNNRGLLNAHRGSVNGADDLSRAAEVFHELGLDLAAADARWNGGIAAGRRGDIAAALRCFAAVSEEYRRLAVPRPALLLDRVELLLSVPLVDEAVQVAAVAIRELRRRGMASDLAEALLAQARAALLAGDLDTATAAAAAARTRFRRQGRRTWAAFARHVELRAEFRRGTRSPALFRAMVRTADQLDATGWPDPALTTRIDAGLLAAATDRTDRAMDLFATAARTRGRGTAPRRAQGWYALALSRRLAGDEPGADRALRRGLAVLDRHRTSLGATELRAHSGAYGQELAAEGLDIAVRAGAPARVLAWAERWRANALRMRSALPPDDPDLVAALAELRLVSSLLEDAVLADRPVRALRGRQARLEQRIRDLARRVPGGSGVTAPPAVRTLAERLGGRVLVELVAHGDRLRAVLVRDGRASLHDLGSLAEAERLARWHRFALRRLITTGDSATARAGAEHVAAALDRQLFDPIRRRLADRCMVIVPVGVLHGVGWAGLPTCAGRPVTVAPSATVWLAAERRTAPVGPPVLASGPRLPAGQAEVRRLARVLPGARLLTGPAATADALTAALDDAGMVHIAAHGRFRADNPQFSTLELAGGPLFAYEWERVGRPPGCVVLSACESGLTGLRPGDEIMGFAAVLLALGTRCLVATVLPVPAEPTTALMLDLHRRMRGGARPAQALADAQQAFVASGDGTARATAAAFVCLGAG; via the coding sequence ATGCCCGACAGCACCGATGCCGGTGCCGGGATCGCCCAGGCGGCGCTCGACACCGTCCAGCGCTGTCCGCGCGAGGCGATCGCGATCGCCCAGCGGGTGCTTGCCGCCAGATCCGCCGACAACGACACGAGGTCCACCGCCGACCGGGCCATCGGCCTGGCCCTGCGCGAACTCAACGATCTGCCCGGCGCGCTGCGCCACCTGCGCCGGGCGGTACGCATCGCCGACACTGCCCGGGCCCGCGCGCTGGCCCGGATGAGCCTCGGTTACGTACTGGCCAACGCCGGCAGCACCGCGGCGGCGCTGCGGGCCGTGACCGCCGCACTGCCCGAGTTGACCGCAGCGGACGCCGGGCGCGCCCGGATGCAGCGGGGGGTGGTGCTGCACTACCGCGGCCGTTACGACGAGGCGGTCCGCGACTACGGCCACGCCATCGACATCGCCCAACGCGCCGGTGACCTGCTGTTGGAGGCTCGGGCCCGGAACAACCGGGGCCTGCTCAACGCCCACCGGGGCAGCGTGAACGGCGCCGACGACCTCTCCCGGGCGGCGGAGGTCTTCCACGAACTCGGTCTGGACCTCGCCGCGGCCGACGCCCGCTGGAACGGCGGGATCGCGGCCGGCCGGCGGGGCGACATTGCCGCCGCGCTGCGATGCTTCGCCGCCGTCAGCGAGGAGTACCGGCGACTCGCCGTGCCCCGGCCGGCGTTGCTGCTGGACCGGGTCGAGTTGCTGCTGTCGGTGCCGCTGGTCGACGAGGCGGTGCAGGTCGCCGCCGTGGCGATCCGGGAACTACGCCGCCGAGGGATGGCCAGCGACCTCGCCGAGGCGCTGCTGGCCCAGGCGCGGGCCGCGTTGCTCGCCGGTGACCTGGACACCGCGACCGCAGCCGCAGCGGCGGCCCGGACCCGGTTCCGACGTCAGGGCCGCCGGACCTGGGCCGCCTTCGCCCGGCACGTCGAGCTGCGGGCTGAGTTCCGCCGGGGAACCCGCTCCCCCGCCCTGTTCCGGGCGATGGTCCGGACCGCCGACCAGCTCGACGCCACCGGCTGGCCGGATCCCGCCCTGACCACCCGCATCGATGCCGGACTGCTCGCCGCCGCGACGGATCGCACCGACCGCGCCATGGACCTCTTCGCCACGGCCGCCCGCACGCGCGGCCGGGGCACCGCACCACGGCGGGCCCAGGGCTGGTACGCCCTGGCGCTGTCGCGCCGACTGGCCGGTGACGAACCCGGTGCGGATCGGGCGCTGCGCCGGGGGTTGGCCGTACTCGACCGGCACCGCACGTCCCTGGGCGCCACAGAGCTGCGGGCCCACAGCGGGGCGTACGGACAGGAACTGGCGGCCGAAGGTCTCGACATCGCCGTCCGGGCCGGCGCGCCGGCCCGGGTCCTGGCCTGGGCGGAGCGGTGGCGAGCCAACGCGCTGCGGATGCGCTCGGCGCTCCCGCCCGACGACCCGGATCTGGTCGCCGCCCTCGCCGAGCTGAGGCTGGTCAGCAGTCTGCTGGAGGACGCCGTACTGGCCGACCGTCCGGTGCGCGCCTTGCGGGGCCGGCAGGCCCGACTTGAGCAGCGCATCCGTGACCTGGCCCGGCGGGTGCCCGGCGGTAGTGGGGTGACCGCCCCGCCTGCCGTACGCACCCTGGCCGAGCGGCTCGGCGGGCGGGTGTTGGTCGAACTGGTGGCGCACGGCGACCGCCTCCGGGCGGTGCTGGTCCGCGACGGCCGGGCCAGCCTGCACGATCTCGGCTCGCTCGCCGAGGCGGAGCGGCTGGCCCGCTGGCACCGGTTCGCGCTGCGCCGGCTGATCACCACCGGGGACTCGGCCACCGCGCGGGCCGGTGCCGAACACGTCGCGGCGGCACTCGACCGGCAACTCTTCGATCCGATACGGCGACGCCTGGCCGACCGGTGCATGGTGATCGTCCCGGTCGGCGTGCTGCACGGTGTCGGCTGGGCCGGGCTGCCGACCTGTGCCGGCCGCCCGGTCACGGTCGCACCGTCCGCCACGGTCTGGCTCGCAGCGGAGCGGCGCACCGCCCCGGTCGGGCCACCGGTCCTGGCCAGCGGCCCGCGCCTGCCGGCCGGGCAGGCCGAGGTCCGCCGGCTGGCCCGGGTGCTGCCGGGCGCCCGGCTGCTCACCGGGCCGGCCGCCACCGCCGACGCGTTGACCGCTGCCCTGGACGACGCCGGGATGGTGCACATCGCGGCCCACGGCAGGTTCCGCGCGGACAATCCCCAGTTCTCCACGTTGGAGTTGGCCGGCGGGCCGCTCTTCGCGTACGAGTGGGAACGGGTGGGCCGCCCACCCGGCTGTGTGGTGCTCTCCGCCTGCGAGTCGGGGCTGACCGGCCTGCGCCCCGGCGACGAGATCATGGGTTTCGCCGCGGTGCTGCTGGCGCTGGGCACCCGCTGCCTGGTCGCCACGGTGCTGCCGGTACCGGCCGAACCGACCACCGCGCTCATGCTGGACCTGCACCGACGGATGCGGGGCGGCGCCCGCCCGGCGCAGGCCCTCGCCGACGCCCAGCAGGCGTTCGTCGCCTCCGGCGACGGCACCGCCCGAGCCACCGCGGCGGCCTTCGTCTGCCTCGGTGCCGGCTGA
- a CDS encoding S8/S53 family peptidase: MLPDYPNAPGAGSRLSRRRLLAVATLAAVAVPVGVGLRPARAFGDSDADDDRAYQLAFAEALSADRGVRRHTVAGQEILYRPRQLLAADADARRVAAWLDEAGYPATLADRFAGVTRLLFAGETDIPAIVTKLRDPQQWPGQRVPAVQPHHVLLGLGNIMGNPGGPPRAVAALPPPDPNRRGDGAGVTVGICDTGIWRQAGVVHPQWLGGAYLPEADDEDPLYLHADVLAPQGGHGTFVAGVVRQAAPGVRVDPESALSPTGVGDEAMLVAALGRLAPEVCVVNLSLGGFTLDDQPSLPLANAVAALPQGTAVVAAAGNAGTSRPVWPAALDRVLAVAAVTEGVAGLLPATYSGFGPWVDACALGRRDSTYVAGRMPLPGRPTRLFHGFASWAGTSFATAHVSGRLAALMTAGDMSADAARLALLAAPRWHPHYGVFVG; this comes from the coding sequence GTGCTTCCTGATTACCCCAACGCGCCCGGCGCTGGTTCCCGGCTGTCCCGACGGCGGTTACTGGCGGTCGCCACCCTGGCCGCCGTGGCGGTGCCGGTCGGCGTCGGGCTGCGTCCCGCCCGAGCGTTCGGCGACAGCGACGCCGATGACGACAGGGCCTATCAACTCGCGTTCGCCGAAGCGCTGAGCGCCGATCGCGGCGTGCGCCGGCACACCGTCGCGGGCCAGGAGATCCTCTACCGGCCCCGGCAACTGCTCGCCGCCGACGCCGATGCCCGGCGGGTCGCCGCCTGGCTGGATGAAGCCGGCTACCCGGCCACCCTCGCCGACCGGTTCGCCGGCGTCACCCGGCTGCTGTTCGCCGGGGAGACCGACATTCCCGCGATCGTGACGAAGCTGCGCGACCCCCAGCAGTGGCCCGGCCAGCGGGTGCCCGCCGTCCAACCGCATCATGTGCTGCTCGGGCTGGGCAACATCATGGGCAATCCGGGCGGACCACCCAGGGCCGTCGCCGCCCTACCACCGCCGGATCCGAACCGGCGCGGCGACGGAGCGGGGGTGACGGTCGGCATCTGCGACACCGGCATCTGGCGGCAGGCCGGCGTGGTTCACCCGCAATGGCTCGGCGGCGCGTACCTGCCGGAGGCCGACGACGAGGACCCGCTCTACCTGCACGCCGACGTGCTCGCCCCGCAGGGTGGCCACGGCACGTTCGTCGCCGGGGTGGTCCGGCAGGCCGCGCCGGGCGTACGCGTCGACCCCGAGTCAGCGCTGAGCCCGACCGGCGTCGGCGACGAGGCCATGCTGGTGGCCGCCCTGGGCCGGCTGGCGCCGGAGGTCTGCGTGGTCAACCTCTCCCTGGGCGGCTTCACCCTCGACGATCAGCCCTCGCTGCCGCTGGCCAACGCCGTGGCCGCGCTGCCGCAGGGCACCGCGGTGGTGGCGGCGGCGGGCAACGCCGGGACCAGCCGGCCGGTCTGGCCGGCGGCCCTGGACCGGGTCCTGGCGGTCGCGGCGGTGACCGAGGGTGTTGCCGGTCTGCTGCCGGCGACCTACAGCGGTTTCGGCCCGTGGGTCGATGCCTGCGCCCTCGGCCGGCGCGACAGCACCTACGTCGCGGGCCGGATGCCGCTGCCGGGCCGACCGACCCGGCTGTTCCATGGCTTCGCCAGCTGGGCCGGCACCTCGTTCGCCACCGCACACGTCTCCGGTCGACTCGCCGCCCTGATGACCGCCGGTGACATGAGCGCCGACGCGGCACGGCTGGCGTTGCTCGCGGCGCCACGCTGGCATCCCCACTACGGGGTGTTCGTCGGATGA
- a CDS encoding carbohydrate ABC transporter permease gives MVASTVAPTVSARPQRPRSRSWLRLVILLAIVTVVLYPLIWMVGTSFKSQQEIVNNIGLLPEKFTPGNYTNGWGNFDVSFGRFFLNSAMVSLLTVVGNAVSCLLAAYAFARLRFRLRKVWFAVMIGTLLLPSHVLIVPQYILFRSFGLVGGDWPYLPLLIPQFLATEAFFVFLMVQFMRSIPRELDEAARIDGAGPFGIFRHVILPLSRPALVTTAIFSFIWTWNEFFRQLVFLSNLSDYTVPVALTLFIDSTSQSAVGPMFAMAVLSLLPVFVFFVAFQRMLVEGINTSGLKG, from the coding sequence ATGGTGGCGAGCACCGTTGCCCCGACCGTGTCAGCCCGTCCGCAACGCCCACGCAGCCGTTCCTGGCTGCGGCTGGTGATCCTGCTGGCCATCGTCACGGTCGTGCTCTACCCGCTGATCTGGATGGTCGGCACCTCGTTCAAGTCGCAGCAGGAGATCGTCAACAACATCGGGCTGCTGCCGGAGAAATTCACCCCGGGCAACTACACCAACGGCTGGGGCAACTTCGACGTCAGCTTCGGTCGGTTCTTCCTCAACAGCGCCATGGTCAGCCTGCTCACCGTGGTCGGCAACGCGGTGAGCTGCCTGCTGGCCGCGTACGCCTTCGCCCGGTTGCGGTTCCGGCTGCGCAAGGTGTGGTTCGCCGTGATGATCGGGACCCTGCTGCTGCCGAGTCACGTGCTGATCGTGCCGCAGTACATCCTCTTCCGCAGCTTCGGCCTGGTCGGCGGCGACTGGCCGTACCTGCCGCTGCTGATCCCGCAGTTCCTGGCCACCGAGGCGTTCTTCGTCTTCCTGATGGTGCAGTTCATGCGGAGCATTCCGCGCGAACTGGACGAGGCGGCACGCATCGACGGGGCCGGTCCGTTCGGCATCTTCCGGCACGTGATCCTGCCGCTGAGCCGGCCCGCCCTGGTCACCACCGCGATCTTCTCGTTCATCTGGACCTGGAACGAGTTCTTCCGGCAACTGGTCTTCCTGTCCAACCTGAGCGACTACACCGTGCCGGTGGCACTGACCCTGTTCATCGACTCGACCAGCCAGAGCGCGGTCGGCCCGATGTTCGCCATGGCGGTGCTCTCACTGCTGCCGGTCTTCGTGTTCTTCGTCGCCTTCCAGCGGATGCTCGTCGAGGGGATCAACACCAGTGGACTCAAGGGCTGA
- a CDS encoding LacI family DNA-binding transcriptional regulator produces the protein MPVTIRDVARASGVHISTVSRTFSAPHLVNPETRVRVLACAEDLGYRPNRAARALITGRTHNIGLIIADIANPFFPPLIKAAESQARHRDYHVFVADTNEDAAVEEELVHALAKQVDGVLLCSPRMSNSLIEQLSREVPLVVVNRQLAGLPCVLMDVGQGARSAIEHLAGLGHREIALLAGPRGSWTSRELRRAAGAAARAAGAELTVLGPNPPTEAGGLAQAEQVRRAGVTAVLAYNDLMAIGLLEGLDALGVGVPQEISVVGVDDITLSRLTRPKLTTVATPTAAAGRTAVDMLLQQDTAFPRTGRGSGAAVAVGARRTTAQVMLQTELVIRDSTAPGPYAGREVPGATAVGPGPHRRADPGAPDVVAGDVVAS, from the coding sequence ATGCCTGTCACCATCCGGGACGTGGCGCGGGCCTCCGGCGTGCACATCTCCACCGTCTCCCGCACCTTCTCCGCACCCCACCTGGTCAACCCGGAAACCCGGGTACGGGTGCTGGCGTGCGCCGAGGATCTGGGCTACCGGCCCAACCGGGCCGCCCGCGCCCTGATCACCGGCCGTACGCACAACATCGGGCTGATCATCGCGGACATCGCCAACCCGTTCTTCCCGCCGCTGATCAAGGCGGCGGAGAGTCAGGCTCGCCACCGCGACTACCACGTCTTCGTGGCCGACACCAACGAGGACGCGGCCGTGGAGGAGGAACTGGTCCACGCGCTGGCCAAGCAGGTCGACGGGGTGCTGCTCTGTAGCCCCCGGATGAGCAACAGCCTGATCGAGCAGCTCAGCCGGGAGGTTCCGCTGGTGGTGGTCAACCGCCAGTTGGCCGGCCTGCCCTGCGTACTGATGGATGTCGGGCAGGGCGCCCGGTCGGCCATCGAGCATCTGGCCGGGCTGGGGCACCGGGAGATCGCCCTGCTCGCCGGCCCGCGCGGCTCCTGGACCAGTCGGGAACTCCGGCGGGCCGCGGGTGCGGCGGCGCGGGCCGCCGGGGCCGAGTTGACCGTGCTCGGCCCGAACCCACCCACCGAGGCCGGTGGCCTGGCCCAGGCGGAGCAGGTCCGCCGGGCCGGCGTCACCGCCGTGCTCGCCTACAACGACCTGATGGCGATCGGCCTGCTCGAAGGGCTCGACGCACTAGGGGTCGGGGTGCCGCAGGAGATAAGTGTCGTCGGGGTCGACGACATCACCCTGAGCCGACTCACCCGCCCCAAGCTGACGACGGTGGCCACGCCGACCGCGGCCGCCGGCCGGACGGCCGTCGACATGTTGCTGCAACAGGACACCGCCTTCCCGCGTACCGGGCGGGGAAGTGGTGCCGCCGTGGCTGTCGGCGCTCGTCGCACCACTGCACAGGTAATGCTCCAGACCGAGTTGGTCATCCGCGACTCCACCGCGCCGGGCCCCTACGCCGGCCGGGAAGTTCCCGGTGCCACTGCCGTAGGCCCGGGCCCGCATCGCCGTGCGGACCCGGGCGCCCCGGACGTGGTCGCCGGTGACGTCGTCGCCTCCTAA
- a CDS encoding PmoA family protein — MTATDPTAADPTCIDPTAADPTCVDQELLVGDTPVARYVLAADLDAKHGPRPYLHPVRTLAGTPVTDALPADHVWHLGASLAVQDVNGTNLWGGRTYVRDLGYTWRADHGRIVHTGWAHRSADRLDHRLHWCDPAGAVLLTERRKLTASALPDHPYAWRLDLDSTLTAPADRDVVLGSPATNGRPGGAGYGGFFWRAVAAEPPEVFTASRDGEEAVNGCAEPWVAMRGRAPAGGAYTLVFTGLGPGDRWFVRSSRYPGVCVAFAFERTATIAGGTSRPGRYRVVIADGALDRDTAAALVR; from the coding sequence GTGACCGCCACCGACCCGACCGCCGCCGACCCGACCTGCATCGATCCGACCGCCGCCGACCCGACCTGCGTCGACCAGGAACTGCTGGTCGGCGACACCCCGGTGGCCCGGTACGTGCTCGCTGCCGACCTGGACGCCAAACACGGGCCCCGGCCCTACCTGCACCCGGTGCGTACGCTTGCCGGCACCCCGGTCACCGACGCGCTGCCCGCCGACCACGTCTGGCACCTCGGAGCCTCGCTGGCCGTGCAGGACGTCAACGGCACAAACCTCTGGGGCGGGCGCACCTACGTCCGCGACCTCGGGTACACCTGGCGCGCCGACCACGGCCGGATCGTGCACACCGGCTGGGCACACCGGTCGGCCGACCGGCTCGACCACCGGCTGCACTGGTGTGATCCGGCCGGCGCGGTCCTGCTCACCGAGCGGCGCAAGCTCACCGCCTCGGCGCTGCCGGATCACCCGTACGCCTGGCGGCTCGACCTCGACAGCACGCTGACCGCCCCCGCCGACCGGGATGTCGTGCTGGGCAGCCCGGCGACAAACGGGCGGCCCGGTGGGGCCGGCTACGGCGGGTTCTTCTGGCGGGCGGTGGCGGCCGAGCCGCCCGAGGTGTTCACCGCCTCGCGTGACGGCGAGGAGGCGGTCAACGGCTGCGCCGAGCCGTGGGTGGCGATGCGTGGGCGGGCCCCGGCAGGTGGCGCGTACACCCTGGTCTTCACCGGCCTGGGGCCGGGCGACCGGTGGTTCGTGCGGAGCAGCAGGTATCCCGGGGTGTGCGTGGCCTTCGCCTTCGAGCGGACCGCCACCATCGCGGGCGGCACCAGCCGGCCCGGCCGCTACCGGGTGGTGATCGCCGACGGGGCGCTGGACCGCGACACCGCCGCCGCCCTCGTCCGCTGA
- a CDS encoding extracellular solute-binding protein, whose product MHPATSPTSVPDGRTYRTPLLRRRLLRGLLAAVVALPLVGAAAACGDGDDAASDGKVKLSIFWWGGEARAQLTEQALDLYTKKNPDVTFEKVWQANQGYFDKLATLTAGGNPPDIFQIDDNYLAEYAARNATLDLKKYQDSGDLDTSKFPPSLLQYGEVDGKLAGVAAGENTQGLVYNKTLLTKNGLPEPTTGMSWEEHIAWAEQVSKKTKVPGTQDPSADYKAFWVWLRQQGKDLYSGNELGFTAEDATKWFELWKGARDRGATPTPDVIHEGNATDITKQLVVTGKSATSWVWVNQMPELKKNTADELGVIAYPGDPSGQWARASMYWSVFRGSKHAEVAVDVINFLANDPEAVKLLGTDRGLPSNMDLRRVVSDDTTDPAMKQSIEVENKLAETFGEAPQVPIKGHSKVRSELTKAAENAQYGRATPAEAAAQFVEACKAAIAS is encoded by the coding sequence ATGCACCCCGCAACGTCCCCCACCAGCGTCCCCGACGGGCGCACCTACCGTACCCCCCTGCTGCGCCGCCGGTTGCTGCGCGGCCTGCTCGCCGCCGTCGTCGCCCTGCCGCTGGTCGGCGCGGCGGCGGCCTGCGGCGACGGCGACGACGCCGCGTCCGACGGCAAGGTCAAGCTCTCCATCTTCTGGTGGGGCGGCGAGGCCCGGGCCCAGCTCACCGAGCAGGCGCTGGACCTCTACACGAAGAAGAACCCGGACGTCACGTTCGAGAAGGTCTGGCAGGCCAACCAGGGCTACTTCGACAAGCTGGCCACCCTGACCGCCGGCGGCAACCCGCCGGACATCTTCCAGATCGACGACAACTACCTCGCCGAGTACGCCGCCCGCAACGCGACCCTGGACCTGAAGAAGTACCAGGATTCCGGCGACCTCGACACCAGCAAGTTCCCGCCCAGCCTGCTCCAGTACGGCGAGGTCGACGGCAAGCTCGCCGGTGTGGCCGCCGGGGAGAACACCCAGGGCCTGGTCTACAACAAGACGCTGCTGACCAAGAACGGGCTGCCCGAGCCGACCACCGGGATGAGCTGGGAGGAGCACATCGCCTGGGCGGAGCAGGTCAGCAAGAAGACGAAGGTACCGGGCACCCAGGACCCCAGCGCCGACTACAAGGCGTTCTGGGTGTGGCTGCGCCAGCAGGGCAAGGACCTGTACTCCGGCAACGAACTGGGCTTCACCGCCGAGGACGCGACCAAGTGGTTCGAGCTGTGGAAGGGCGCCCGGGACCGGGGTGCCACGCCGACCCCGGACGTCATCCACGAGGGCAACGCCACCGACATCACCAAGCAGCTCGTGGTGACCGGCAAGTCGGCCACCTCCTGGGTCTGGGTCAACCAGATGCCGGAGCTGAAGAAGAACACCGCCGACGAGTTGGGCGTCATCGCGTACCCGGGTGACCCGAGCGGGCAGTGGGCCCGCGCCTCGATGTACTGGTCGGTCTTCCGGGGCAGCAAGCACGCCGAGGTGGCGGTCGACGTGATCAACTTCCTGGCCAACGACCCGGAGGCGGTCAAGCTGCTCGGCACCGACCGCGGCCTGCCCTCGAACATGGACCTGCGCCGGGTGGTCAGCGACGACACCACCGACCCGGCGATGAAGCAGTCCATCGAGGTCGAGAACAAACTGGCCGAGACGTTCGGTGAGGCGCCGCAGGTGCCGATCAAGGGGCACAGCAAGGTCCGCTCCGAGCTGACCAAGGCCGCCGAGAACGCCCAGTACGGTCGGGCCACCCCCGCCGAGGCCGCCGCCCAGTTCGTCGAGGCATGCAAGGCGGCAATCGCCTCTTGA
- a CDS encoding sugar ABC transporter permease — MALTTAPDPTRRGTGSVRPPAPRGRIGRIRHGEGLAGYVFLSPWLIGLLAITAIPMLLSLYLSFTNYDILTPWSEVEWVGLANYERMFTNDPSWWHSVRVTLSFALIAVPLKLAAALGVALLLNRAWRGVGLFRGLFYLPSLLGGSVALAIVWVNMFNREGAFNSFLALFGIEGKPWVNDPDWALETLMVLAIWQFGAPMVIFLAGLKQVPTELYEAASVDGASKFRQFVNVTLPMLSPVIFFNLVLETINGFQGFTAAFVLSNGTGGPVDSTLMYTLNLYITGFTELQMGYASAMAWVFLIAIALITAVFFSTGRFWVHYSDGEDR; from the coding sequence GTGGCCCTGACCACGGCGCCCGACCCGACCCGCCGCGGCACCGGATCCGTCCGACCTCCCGCCCCTCGGGGCAGGATCGGGCGGATCCGGCACGGGGAGGGTCTGGCCGGCTACGTTTTCCTGTCGCCCTGGCTGATCGGTCTGCTGGCCATCACGGCGATACCCATGCTGTTGTCGCTTTACCTCAGCTTCACCAACTACGACATCCTCACCCCCTGGTCGGAGGTGGAGTGGGTCGGGTTGGCCAACTACGAGCGGATGTTCACGAACGATCCGTCGTGGTGGCACTCGGTGCGGGTCACGCTCAGCTTCGCGCTGATCGCCGTACCGCTGAAACTCGCCGCGGCGCTCGGGGTGGCGCTGCTGCTCAACCGGGCCTGGCGCGGGGTCGGGCTGTTCCGTGGCCTGTTCTACCTGCCGTCGCTGCTCGGCGGCAGCGTGGCGCTGGCCATCGTCTGGGTGAACATGTTCAACCGCGAGGGGGCCTTCAACTCCTTCCTCGCCCTGTTCGGCATCGAGGGCAAGCCCTGGGTCAACGACCCGGACTGGGCGCTGGAGACCCTGATGGTGCTGGCCATCTGGCAGTTCGGTGCACCAATGGTGATCTTCCTGGCCGGATTGAAGCAGGTGCCGACCGAGCTGTACGAGGCCGCCTCGGTGGACGGGGCGAGCAAGTTCCGGCAGTTCGTCAACGTGACCCTGCCGATGCTCTCCCCGGTGATCTTCTTCAACCTGGTGCTGGAGACCATCAACGGTTTCCAGGGCTTCACCGCCGCGTTCGTGCTCAGCAACGGCACCGGCGGGCCGGTCGACTCGACCCTGATGTACACGCTCAACCTCTACATCACCGGCTTCACCGAGCTACAGATGGGCTACGCCTCCGCGATGGCCTGGGTCTTCCTGATCGCCATCGCCCTCATCACGGCCGTCTTCTTCAGCACCGGCCGGTTCTGGGTGCACTATTCCGACGGGGAGGATCGCTGA